The Hemibagrus wyckioides isolate EC202008001 linkage group LG25, SWU_Hwy_1.0, whole genome shotgun sequence genome has a segment encoding these proteins:
- the LOC131345786 gene encoding uncharacterized protein LOC131345786, producing the protein MFLLLHTEDLLHTEDLLHTEDLLHTEDLLHTEDLIHTEDLLHTEDLLHTEDLLHTEDLLHTEDLRHTKDLLHTEDLLHTEDLLHTKDLLHTEDLLHTEDMSTLRTCSTLRTCSTLRICSTLRICSTLRICSTLRTCSTLRTCSTLRICPH; encoded by the coding sequence ATGTTCCTACTGCTCCACACTGAGGATCTGCTCCACACTGAGGACCTGCTCCACACTGAGGACCTGCTCCACACTGAGGACCTGCTCCACACTGAGGACCTGATCCACACTGAGGATCTGCTCCACACTGAGGATCTGCTCCACACTGAGGACCTGCTCCACACTGAGGACCTGCTCCACACTGAGGATCTGCGCCACACTAAGGACCTGCTCCACACTGAGGATCTGCTCCACACTGAGGATCTGCTCCACACTAAGGACCTGCTCCACACTGAGGACCTGCTCCACACTGAGGATATGTCAACACTGAGGACCTGCTCCACACTGAGGACCTGCTCCACACTGAGGATCTGCTCCACACTGAGGATCTGCTCCACACTGAGGATCTGCTCCACACTGAGGACCTGCTCCACACTGAGGACCTGCTCCACACTGAGGATATGTCCACACTGA
- the LOC131345768 gene encoding uncharacterized protein LOC131345768 isoform X1 encodes MNPPINFLVPLELVFKQSSSSCCSHFDIMRPRPHLTIDQQNLTIVRLQTGCSQREVATELRVSQSVISRLGQRYRETGRVTERHRSGRPLATSPVDDCFIVNSALRNRIMNATQLQAHLREVRGTQVSRQTIRNLLHQCGLRARRPARVPDHTPRHRRRAREHLHWTRDRWASVLFSDESRFTLSRNDGPNDVGDVKESAMHQPLLWWCYSLGRCVHSIQNCPTSCECSLISPSAAAHNLGVSTISCPFPPILLRGHAHVSFFSTTSEGFLSTQAAQVLVQSLVISRLDYCSSLLTGLPLNAIHPLQMIQNAAV; translated from the exons atgaatccaccaataaattttctggttccattagaattggtatttaaacagtcctcttcatcatgctgttcacattttgacatcatgagaccaagaccacacctaacaattgatcaacagaacctcaccattgtgaggcttcaaacaggatgttctcagagggaagtggccactgagcttagagtgtcacagagtgtcatcagcaggttgggacagagatacagagagactggaagagtcacagaaaggcatagaagtggacgtcctttggccacatcccccgttgatgactgcttcattgtgaacagtgccctgcggaaccggataatgaatgccactcaactccaggcacatttaagggaggtgagaggaacccaagtgtcacgtcagaccattcgaaaccttttacatcagtgtggtctgcgtgctagacgacctgcaagggtacctgaccacacccccaggcacaggcgtcgggccagggagcatttacactggacgagggaccggtgggcttcagtgctgttctctgatgaaagtcgattcacattgagcagaaatgatggacccaacgatgttggagacgtcaaggagagcgctatgcatcagccactgttgtggtggtgttacagtctgggcaggtgtgtccactcaatacagaactgccctacatcttgtgaatg ctcCCTGATCTCCCCTTCGGCCGCTGCTCACAACCTCGGGGTAAGCACAATcagctgtccttttcctcccatatTACTAAGGGGACACGCTCATGTCAGTTTCTTcagtacaacatcagaaggattcctttccacacaggctgctcaggtgcttgttcagtctctggtcatttcgagactggactactgcagctctctactgacaggtcttcctctgaatgcaattcatccactgcaaatgatccaaaatgcagctgtgtga
- the LOC131345768 gene encoding uncharacterized protein LOC131345768 isoform X2 has protein sequence MNPPINFLVPLELVFKQSSSSCCSHFDIMRPRPHLTIDQQNLTIVRLQTGCSQREVATELRVSQSVISRLGQRYRETGRVTERHRSGRPLATSPVDDCFIVNSALRNRIMNATQLQAHLREVRGTQVSRQTIRNLLHQCGLRARRPARVPDHTPRHRRRAREHLHWTRDRWASVLFSDESRFTLSRNDGPNDVGDVKESAMHQPLLWWCYSLGSSLISPSAAAHNLGVSTISCPFPPILLRGHAHVSFFSTTSEGFLSTQAAQVLVQSLVISRLDYCSSLLTGLPLNAIHPLQMIQNAAV, from the exons atgaatccaccaataaattttctggttccattagaattggtatttaaacagtcctcttcatcatgctgttcacattttgacatcatgagaccaagaccacacctaacaattgatcaacagaacctcaccattgtgaggcttcaaacaggatgttctcagagggaagtggccactgagcttagagtgtcacagagtgtcatcagcaggttgggacagagatacagagagactggaagagtcacagaaaggcatagaagtggacgtcctttggccacatcccccgttgatgactgcttcattgtgaacagtgccctgcggaaccggataatgaatgccactcaactccaggcacatttaagggaggtgagaggaacccaagtgtcacgtcagaccattcgaaaccttttacatcagtgtggtctgcgtgctagacgacctgcaagggtacctgaccacacccccaggcacaggcgtcgggccagggagcatttacactggacgagggaccggtgggcttcagtgctgttctctgatgaaagtcgattcacattgagcagaaatgatggacccaacgatgttggagacgtcaaggagagcgctatgcatcagccactgttgtggtggtgttacagtctgggcag ctcCCTGATCTCCCCTTCGGCCGCTGCTCACAACCTCGGGGTAAGCACAATcagctgtccttttcctcccatatTACTAAGGGGACACGCTCATGTCAGTTTCTTcagtacaacatcagaaggattcctttccacacaggctgctcaggtgcttgttcagtctctggtcatttcgagactggactactgcagctctctactgacaggtcttcctctgaatgcaattcatccactgcaaatgatccaaaatgcagctgtgtga